The following is a genomic window from Arthrobacter sp. NicSoilB4.
GTTGTGGGACCCGGCGTCCTGGACCCGGGAACCACCGGCGCCCCGACCGGCTCGGGCGCCGAGGCCCTGGCCTCGTCCTCTTTCACCGCGGACACCCTGGCGCTCGTGGCCTACACCCGGTCCACAGTCGAGACGACCTCCAAAGATGGTGTTCCGGGTGAACTCAATGTTGCGTCCGCCGGGCTAAAGCGGCCGGCGGAAGGCTTCCTTATGGCGCCGCTCGAATCGCTTTCGGAGTCCTCGCCGTTCGGCCTGCGGACCAGCCCCATCACGGGGACAGCGGGTGAATTCCACTGGGGGCAGGACTACGCCGCGGCTTGTGGCACACGTGTCTATTCGGCCGACTCCGGAGTTGTGCGGGCAGTGGGCTGGCACCCGTGGGGTGGCGGGAACCGCGTGGAAATCGACCACGGCAATGGGCTCATCACCACCTACAACCATCTCGAAGCGATCGCCGTCAAGAAGGGCGACTCGGTACGGGTGGGCGAGGTCATTGCCCGGGTGGGAACCACCGGATCGTCCACCGGCTGCCACCTGCATTTTGAGACCATCCTGAACGGCTCCCACAAGAACCCGCACGACTGGACGCTGCTGCCGATCAAGCAGACGGACCAGCTGGGCACCATCGACATGACCAGCTACGCACCCGACGCCGGCAAGCCGTCCAACACATCCCTCGGCTGGGCGATCCCGGTGTCCGAAGAAGGGACTCACGTGGTGGCCGGCGGAGCCCACGAATCGCCCGCCTCGGCGTGGGCCAGCACACCGTTCTCCACCTCTGCCGCGGCCACCCCCACTCCGTCGACCGGGGACTCCCTCTCGCCGACGAAGACGCGGTGGGACACGCCAACGCCAGAACCCAGCGAGCCGTCGAGCGGATCAACAGGGGAAACCACGGCGCCGGGTGGCTCCGAGCCGCCGAGCGACACCCCGACCCCTGGCGACCCGCCGCCGACCACGGCGCCCGGCACCACAACGCCGCCACCTACGGAAACGCCGACGCAGACTCCGTCGCCGGAGCCCACCGCGCCGACAGTGCCGCCGCTCCCGTCCATTGAGGAGCCTGCGCCGCCACCGCCACCGCCACCGCCACCGCCACCGCCCGTTGTGGAGCCCGCGCCGCCGCCTCCCGCTGTGGAACCGCCGCCACCGCCGCCCGTTGAGGAGCCTGCGCCGCCGCCGCCCGTCGTGGAACCGGCGCCACCGGCGCCACCGCCGCCCGCGCCGGAGCCCACGTCGGCACCTGCACCGCCCACGCAGTCCACTGAACCGTCGGCGACCACGGACCCGTCGTTGACACCCGGACCGTAGCAGGCATAAACCCATACCCTCGGGCGTTGGCGTCGAATGACTGTCGTGACCAATTCCGGACACCCTCCGGACACGATCTTCACTCCGACGAATTCGCAAGGAACCCTCCATGACCGCTCTCCACACCATCCCGCTCACCCTGATCGACGGTACGGACACCGACTTTGGCCGCTTCAAGGGCGAAGTGGTGCTGGTGGTGAACGTCGCATCCCAGTGCGGGTTCACTCCGCAGTACGCAGGACTTGAGGCCCTCCACAACAGGTTCCGTGACCAGGGCTTTCAGGTGCTCGGTGTCCCCTGCAACCAGTTCGCGGGCCAGGAGCCCGCCGCCGACGCCGAGATCGCCGAATTCTGCGAACGGAACTTCGGCGTCACCTTCCCGCTGACCACCAAAGCCAATGTCCGCGGCAAGAATCAGCATCCGATCTACGCCGAACTCACCAAATTCCGGAACGGCGTCCTGCCGGGGCTAGTGAAATGGAACTTCGAGAAGTTCCTGGTGAACCGCGACGGCGACGTCGTGGCCCGTTTCGCCCCCACGGTGGAGCCGGACGCGCCGGAGGTCATTGAGGCGGTTCAGTCCGCTCTCAGCTGAGAGCAGACTCCCAGACCACAAGGGGCCAACGGCCCCTATCCCTAAGCATGCTTACCGCCTAGACTGGCCGGACCTTCCAAGAAAACCGGGCACGCCCATGGCGCCGACGCGCGTCCGGGCATCGGCGGTGCAGCCGCCGAGAGCCGGGGGACGGTGCATCAGCACGCTTCGTGAATCACAACTGGACACTCTTATTGGGGGTCCGTGAAACCAGGAGGAAAGTGATGACAGGGAACAAAGCCGTTGCCTACAAGGGGCCGGGCAAGGTCGAACTTATCGACATTGACTACCCCAGCTTCGAACTCAAAGACGGTCCGGGGGTCAACCCCGCCAACGTGGGCCGTTCGGTGCGCCATGGCGTAATCCTCAAAACCGTTGCCACGAACATTTGCGGCTCCGACCAGCACATGGTCCGTGGCCGCACGACAGCCCCCTCGGACCTGGTCCTCGGCCATGAAATCACCGGCGAAGTGGTGGAGGTCGGACCGGACGTCGAATTCATCAAGGTAGGGGACATCTGCTCCGTCCCGTTCAACATCGCGTGCGGACGCTGCCGCAACTGCAAGGAGCGGAAGACGGGCATCTGCCTGAACGTCAACCCTGACCGCCCCGGCAGCGCCTATGGCTATGTCGACATGGGCGGCTGGGTCGGTGGCCAGGCGAACTACGTCCTGGTGCCGTACGCGGACTGGAACCTGCTGAAGTTCCCGGACAAGGACCAGGCCCTCGAGAAGATGATGGACCTGACGATGCTGTCGGATATCTTCCCCACCGGCTTCCATGGCGCCGTCTCCGCCGGTGTAGGAGTCGGCTCCACGGTTTACGTCGCGGGAGCCGGCCCGGTCGGGCTGGCTGCGGCCACAAGCGCCCAGCTGCTGGGCGCCGCCGTCGTTATTGTTGGGGACCTGAACGCTGACCGGCTGGCCCAGGCGCGCAGCTTCGGCTGTGAAACCGTGGACCTGACCCAGGGCGGGCCCGCCGAGCAGATCGAACAGCTGCTGGGCGTCCCGGAAGTCGATTGCGGCGTCGACGCCGTCGGCTTCGAGGCCAGGGGTCACGGCCACGACGCCAAGGAAGCTCCGGCAACGGTGCTCAACTCGCTGATGGAGATTACCGCGGCCGGCGGAGCGCTCGGCATCCCGGGACTCTATGTCACCGGGGATCCGGGCGGCATCGACGAGGCGGCCAAGAAGGGCGCGCTCTCCCTCAGCCTTGGCACCGGCTGGGCCAAGTCGCTGAGCTTCACCACCGGCCAGTGTCCGGTGATGAAGTACAACCGCCAGCTGATGATGGCGATCCTGCATGACAAGGTCCACATCGCCAAGAACGTCAACGCGAAGGCGATCGCGCTGGAGGACGCGCCGAAGGGTTACGCGGAGTTCGACGCCGGCGCGGCCACGAAGTACGTGCTGAACCCGAACGGCTACCTGAGCTAGCCGCCAGGTACCTGAGTAAGCAGGGTCCGGCGGACACATACCGGGGCAGGTATGTGTCCGCCGGATTACTCGTTGTTGCCGTCTTTTCAAACATGCCTACTGGAGTTTGCGCATTGTTGGCCGAATGTCTGATTGGATAGACATTACTGAGAGGGAAGTCGGGGGCTACAGCCTCCACCCAACCAGGAAGGTAGCAATGGAGCCCATCGAGGCCGAGCACCCCCGGCCACGTCATTTTCTACTCCATCTGAGTGACCCCCATCTGCTGGGAGGTACGGCACCGCTGCACGGTGTGGTCGACAGCGACGCCCTGCTCCGACAACTCTTCGACGAAGTGCAGGCCTCCGGCGCCCGCCCCGAAGCAGTGATCTTCACCGGCGACCTCGCCGACCGGGGCGAACCTGAGGCCTACGCGAAGCTGCGGGCCATCGTCGAGCCCGCCTGCCAGGCGCTGGGCGCGAAAGTCATCTGGGCTATGGGAAACCACGACAACCGGGAAAACTTCCGCACCGGCCTGCTGGACCTCCCGGCGGACGATGCGCCCGTGGACCACACCTACTTCGTCAACGGGCTGCGGATCATCACTCTCGACACCTCGGTTCCAGGCTTCCACCACGGCGAGCTGAGCCCTGCACAGCTGGAGTGGCTCGAGGCTGAACTCGCCACCCCCGCCCCGGACGGAACGATCCTTGCCCTCCACCACCCGCCGGTGCCCTCGGTCCTGGACCTCGCCGTCCTGGTGGAGCTGCGGGACCAGTCGGCACTCGCCGGGGTCCTGCGGAACTCCGACGTCCGGGCCATCCTGGGCGGCCACCTGCACTACTCGACGACGGCGACCTTCGCCGGGATCCCGGTCTCCGTCGCGTCAGCCACGTGCTACACGCAGGACCTCAACGTTCCGGTGGGCGGAACCCGCGGACGCGACGGCGGCCAGGCGTTCAACCTCGTCCACGTCTACGAACACACGATTGTGCACTCCGTGGTCCTGCTCGGCGACACACCGGCTGTCGGCGAGCTGGTCACCGCCGCGGAAGTCCAGCGGAGGATCTTGGCGGCAGGAATCCGTATCCCGGGCAAGGCGAAGCTCGAGGACCAGGCCAGGATCACCGGCCACCGGCGGCTGACCGCCAGAAACTGAGGGCCCGCCGCCATTGGAACCGTTTACTTTTCCCAGGGAGCCTTGATCGGGTAGTACTTCTCCAGGAAGTCCGTCACGAGTTCGGCGCGTTCCTCGGCCGCAACCTCCGGGAAGCTGCCGTCATTGAGGCAGAAGAAATCCATGTTCCGCTTGGCGAGCAGCTTGGGCAGGTAGTTGAGCCCGGCCCGGGCGGTGGTGTCCACATAACGCACCTTTGCCGCCGTCTGGGTGACGGCCCGGCCCGTCAGCAGCGCGTAGTAGTGGTAGAACGAGTTGGTCACCGAGATGTTGTCGGCTGCGCGGAACGTGCTGGCAGCCGTCTTGGCGAACTCCGCCGGGAACTCCTGCTCCATCGTGGCCACGACGCTGCGGCGCAGCGGAGCGGCCGTATGTTCCAGGTGTCGGGTGGTGATCCGGCCGAAGCGGTCCCACAGAAGCTTCCGGTTCACGCGGGCGGCATTCTCGAAACCGCTGCGCTCGGCGTCGTTGTCCCCGAGGCCGATCCGGGTCTCCGCCTCGATGAACTTCGTGATGCCGCCGGGTGTGAAGAACATGTCCGGTCCGACGGCGCGGCCGAAGAACATGTCGTCATTCGAGTACAGGAAGTGCTCGGACAGGCCGTCGATGTGGTGGAGCTGGCACTCCACGGCCTGCGAGTTGTGGGTGGGCAGCACTGAGGGATCCGCGAAGAACTCCTCGCTGCGCACAATCGTGACGCTCGGGTGGTCGGCCAGCCAGGAGGGGGCGGGGGAATCCGTGGCGATGAAGATCCTGCGGATCCAGGGCGCGAACATGTACACCGAGCGCAGCGCATACTTGAGCTCGTCGATCTGGCGGAACCGGGCCTCGTGGTCGTCGCCTTCACCCACGACGACGCCGGCCATTCGCGCGCGACGGGCCGCGATGTATTCCGGGGAGCTGCCGTCGACCCAGGAGAACACAAGATCGATATCGAAGCTGATGTCACTGGCGTGGTCCGCGAACATGTTCTCGATCGTCGGCCAGGTGCGGCCGTAGCGCTCCACGGTTCCGCGGACGGCGTCCTGGGCCAGGAGCGTGCGGCGGGTCAGCGAGTTCTCGATCGGGAGGATGAGCTGGTCTCCTTCGAAACTCCACAGTTCGAGCTGCACCCCGGCCGACGCGCCGAACTCAAAACCGCCCTCGGGCTCGACCCGGGGCCGGTACAGCCGGAAAATCCGGGACTGCCGGTTGGGGGAGAGCTCCCCGTCGGCCACCAGCACCGAGGACTTCTTCTTCGCGTCGACGCTCATCGAGTAGAAGGGCTCATCGTGGCAGGCCGCCACAAGGGCATCCCGGAGTTCCTTGCGGTCCTTCCAGTCCACGGCAATGACCGGCCGGTGGTTGTTCCCGCGGACCAGGAGATAGTCGAGGCCGGCGCCGTCAAGCACCGTTCGGATGAACATCAGGTCCTCAACCATGGCCTGGTACGGCGTGCGGTTCTCATTGATCAGTCCGTACCGGCCCCGCCGGCGCACAACGTCCTGGCGGGTCCGGAACCGCGCGACGGCGGCCGCGGAGGTGACCTCGTCGTGGGCTTCTACCGATGCCTGGCTGCCGTAGTAGATCTCGTCCTGGACCAATGACTCTGTAATGTCGGTTCTCCGTAATTCTTTGTGTGAATGTCTCCCTGCTTGCATAATATCGCCCGCCCCAAAATCGCCCTGATAATCCGCGGCTGAAACGCCGCCGGTAGGGGCCGCAAGCGCCCCTTTGCCTTACGCCTTCAACCCTGCGTTACAGCGTGGTTCAGCCTGCTAGTTCAGCCGGCAAGGGCCGAGCGCCAGCCGCGCAGGAAGGCCGCCCCGGCGTCGTCGTGGATGACGTCCGCACCCAGCCCGAGATCCGCCGCCGTGAGCACCTCGTAGGGTTTCACCGGGACGCCGTCGGCAGGACGGACGTCGACGTGTTTCACCGGGTGGTCATTGTGGTGCAGCCAGTCGGCCATGGCGTAATCGGTGCGGGAGTCGCCCACAGTGCGCCAGGCCTGCGGGGTGACGCCCTGGGCGGCGAGCAGCTCCACGGCCCGGCTCGCGCCGAGGTCCTTGCCGAGCCGGACCGACTCGATGTCGGTAGAGATGATGGTGGGGTCCACCCGGTAGTCGATCCGGTCATCGGAATCAGGGGCATGGTGGTCCAGCCGCACCACTCCCAGGCCATGCCGGCCCATCAGCTCCATGGCATCGGCGTCGAACAGCTGCTGCTCGTCCCGGTAGTCGGAGTTCTCGACCGAGATGTGTTGCTCCACGGACACCATCGCCAGCTTGGTCTCGTCAAAAAACATATGGCTGGCGTAGTCCTCGGCCACTAGCCGGCGGACGTCGTCGCCAAACGCCCGCGGGATGGCCAAGTCGTGATCTACGTGGACGGCGCCGGGGCCCGCGGAGGTGTAGCTGAACCAGACCGCGCCCTTCTCGCAGATGGCGTGAATGAGGATGTCGGTCGGCATCCCGGCAGCGATCATCGGCTCCATCACCTGCTCGCGGATGAACGCGGCGGAACGGCCCGTGTTGAAGATGACCGGGATCCCCGCCGCAGCCAGCGCCAGGAGGTCGGCGATGATCGCAGGCTGCACCGCGCGGGTGACAGGACTCGCCACGGGCCCGTCGACGTCGAGCAGCAGCGCCAGTGGCGGAGCCGACGGCGGGTGGGAAGCTGGGGTCTCGGGAGTCGTCATGGCTCCATTCTCCCAGCCGGCGGGCGTCTTTGCATGTGTTGTGGACCGTGCCGCCAGCAAGGTATTGACTGTGACATCAAAGGCCGGGCGGTGTGACAAATGGTTACCGTTTGGCTACAACCTCCCGGCGCGGGGAGTCGAAGATTCCCTTGGCACGCCAAGTTCCTTAGGCTTGCAGGGTGATATTCAAAGCCGTGGGCGAGGGACGCCCGTACCCCGACCATGGTTACAACACGCCCAAGGACTGGGCAGCGCTGCCGCCGCGGCCGGTCCGGCTGGACGAACTCGTGACCACCAAACGCACGCTGGACCTTGAGGCGTTGCTGGCGGAGGACTCGACGTTCTTCGGCGATCTGTTCCCGCACGTCGTGGAGTACCGGGGCGTCCTGTACCTGGAGGACGGCCTGCACCGCGCCGTCCGGACCGCGTTGCACCAGCGCACGGCGATCCACGCGCGCGTCCTGGTGATAAATGGCTAGGAAGCCGAAGGACGTCACCGTCCTGCACGGGCACCAGGTCATTTCCGGCGCGGATTTGCGCGCCACCTTCGTGGAAGATGACGACCTCCGGGACAATCCCGTCAGGATGCGGCGCCGCATCCTGCACGGCGCCGTCCTGGTGCTGCTGCTCGGAGTGGTGGCCGCCGCGATCGTCGTTTCGCTGGCCATCATGAACGGCCAGATCAAGATCCCGACGGCGGAGCGGAGCCGGGCTGCCACGCCCGTCTGCCCCGTGGCGGTCTATGACTACACCCCTCCGGAGAAGATCAATCTCAACGTCTTCAACTCGACGTCCCGTCCGGGCCTGGCCCGGACGGTGGCCGATGAGTTCGCTGCCCGCAAATTCATGGTCGGGGCCGTCGCCAATACGACGTCCAGCTACCGGGGCGTGGCGCTGATTGTTTCTGGCGCCGCGGGCCAGTCTGCGGCGTTCAGCGTCCAGCGCAACCTGCCGGGCTCGGACTACTTCCAGGACGCCCGGACGGACCCGAGCGTGGACATCATCCTCACCGGGGACTTCAAGGACCTGGCGAAACCGGAGCTGGTCGACCAGACGCCGGGCCAACTCAGCTGCCCGCGCGAGGACCGGCGGATTGTGGACGAATCCGAGTGGCCCGTCATGCCGACGGCTACTCCCGGCAGCTAGCCTTAGCTGCCGCCCGGCACTGCGGGCTCACGCGGCGTCAGGCGGACGGGACGGCCGTCGTCGCCGAAGCGGGCCCCGGCGCCGAGCTGGACGAACTGCACGGTGCGGGCCAGCCGGGCCTCCGCCTCCGCGTCCTCCCCCGCACCGTCACCACGGGCGGCGCTGGAGGACAGGGTTCCATGGATGAGCTGCGCGAGTTGGGTGATGTCCGCCTCCGGCAGGAAACCCTGGGCGACGCCGTCGCGCAGGATGCCCTGCAGGAGCACGCTAAGCTCCCCGACGTGGTCCGCAAGCTTCGCGAACGACGCAGGGGAGAGCACAGCGCCCATCGCGGGTCCTGGCGGCAGGTGGCGCCGGCTGAGGTCCTCGACCTGCGCCCGCACGTACAGTGCCAGACGGTCCACGGGGTTCTCCAGCGAGTCCAGGGACTCCCGCAGATCAACCAGGAACCGCTCAGTCTCATCCAGGGCGTAGGCGATCAGGAGCTCTTCGATGTCCGCGTAGTAGTTGTACACCGCGGTGCGGCCGATCCGGGCGTGACGGGCGACGTCGGTCATGGTCAGCCCCGGAAGGCCGTGGGTGAAGAGGAGCTCACCGAATGCCGTCAGGATGCGGTGCTGGGTCTCGGCGCGTTGGGCGGCGTTGCTCGCGGCCGAAATCCTGGGCATACAGACACTTTAGCGCGATCTGTCAGCAAATACGGTTGTGGCCGCGGCCAAAGTCCGGGTTCGCCGGAAACCGGCCCGGTCGCCGGAAACGTCCGGCGACCCCGGACGCTTCCGGCGAGTTCGACGTCCGCGGAGCGTCAGATGGCGCAGCCGCCCGGGCCGCAGGCTTCGCCTTCGGCAGATGCGGTACCGGCTTCGCCGCTGTCAGCGGCTCCCACCATGACCAGCGGCTGGCTTTCCTGCCATGCCTGCTCGAGGGCCGCGGTGAAGGTCTCGGCGGGCTGGGCGCCGGAGAGCCCGAATTTCCGGTCGATCACGAAGAACGGGACACCGTTGATACCAAGGGCCCGGCCTTCCTCGAAGTCCAGCCGGACGTCGTCGGCGTACTTGTCGGTGGTGAACAGCTCGTCCAGTTCGACGGCGTCGATCCCGAGGTCCAGGCCAAGGGACGTGAGGTAGTCCCGGCTGCCGATGTCCTTGCCCTGCTCGAAGTGGTCGCTGAGCAGGCGTTCCTTCGCGGCGTCCTGCTTCCCGTGGGACGCGGCAAGGTGAATCAGCCGGTGGGCCGTGAAGCTGTTGGCCACCACGACATCGTCGAAGCGGTAGTTGAGCCCCTCGCCCCTGGCCTGCTCCGCCACGTGCGCGAACATGCCGGCAACCTGGGCCGGGGCCATGCCCTTGCGGGTGCTCAGGTAGTCCAGCTCGGTGCCGTCATAGTGCTCCGGCAGCGACGGATCCAGCTGGTAGCTGCGCCACTGGACCTCGACGGAATCCCGGTGCGGGAAGGCCGCGAGGGCGGTCTCAAAGCGGCGCTTGCCGATATAGCACCAGGGGCAGGCCACGTCGGACCAGATCTCAATCTTCATGCTGGCGTCAACCCCGCCGGGTGCGGGGCCATTCCCGGACGGCCTGTCGGCTTGGTCACTGAGGGGCGGGGCGCTCACTGCGTGACCGGGCGCTCCATCACGAAGTCGTGTTCGACGGTGCTGCCGAGCTTGAACGATTTCGTACCGACCTTGCGGAAGCCGGACTTTTCGTAAAACCGGATGGCGCGGGCGTTCAGCTCGTTCACGCCGAGCCAGAGGCCGCGGGCGCCGGCCCCCGCGGCCTCGACGACGCTGGCGTGCATCAGCTCGGCGGCGGCGCCCAGCCCGTGGTGGTCCGGGTGGACGTAGCACTTGCTCAGCTCGGTCGAAGGCATGATGCTCAAGGCGCCGGCCACGTCCGGGTCCCTGGCGGGTCGGGCGGCGAGGAGGCTGTAGCCGCGGAGCTCGCCGTCGGCGTCGATCACGAGGATGGTGATCTCCGGATCGGCCAGGTAGGCGCGGAAATGGTCCTCGCTGAGGGTGGCCGCCAGGTGCGCGGCGATGTCCGCCGCCGTCGAACCGGGCGGGCAGGCCAGCGGGAAGGTGACGGCGGCAAGCCGGGCCAGCCTGCCGGCGTCGTCCGCGGTTGCTCTCCGGATTACGTGGGTCATACTCCATTGTCCCGGTACAGGCCGCGGAGGAAGGCCAATCCATTTTCAGCCAGCTGATCCTGGCTCGGGGCCAGCGGCCGCCAGATCGATGCCGCGACGGCAATGGCGGCATTTTCAACGGTGAAACTCTCGATGTTGAGTGGTCCCGCGTAGCCCACCTCATCCAGGACCTGCAGGAAGCCTTCCCAATCCGTCTGGTCCCCGCCGGGGGCGCCGCGGTCGTTTCCGCAGACCTGCACGTGGACCAAATGTTCCCCGGCGGCCCGGACGGCCGCAGCCACCGAGCGCTCCTCGATGTGAAGGTGGTAGGTGTCCAGCGCGAGGCCGACGCCGTTCCCGAGCAGTGGCTCCAGCGCCTCAAGCGCCTGCTCCACTGTGTTGATCAGCGACGTTTCGTACCGGTTCAGGGGTTCGATGCCCAGCACCACCCCCGAGTCCTGGGCCCGGGCCGCGACCGGCTGGAGGTTTCGGCGCAGCTCGGCGTAGGCGTCCCGCCGCTGGTCCCCCGACATCCGCCAGACCCTGCCGGTTTGGGCGTAGAAGGGCCCGCACACGGTCGGCGAACCGATGCTGCTGGCCATCGTGATGCAGTCGCCCAGGTAGGCCTGTGTCCTTTCCACGGCGGCTTGATCCGCGGCCACCAGGTCCCGCCCCGGCGCCATGGCTCCCACTACAAAAGGTTTCAGGCCGGTACCCGCAAGGGAGTTGAGCACCGTGCCGGAAGAGAAGTCGCCCGCGTTTTCCAGCGGAAGTTCGACGGCGTCAAAACCCAGGCCGGCGATTTTCGCCAGCAGCCCGGGGAGGTTGGCGTCGGTCAAGGGGGATTCCCAGACCCACGTGCTGATTCCGGCCAGACGTGCCAAAGCTGCTTTCTCCCTTCTACTTGTCCTGCTGCCGATTCCAGGCTGTGGCGGTCCCGCGGGAACCCCCCGGGACCGCCAGTCCCGGTCAGGGCATCTGCCGCTGTTGCCAGACCTCGGGGTAGCCGTCCAGGTCCTCGCCGCCGAACTTGGCGTAGTGCCCGCTTGGCATGCCCTCGTTGCGCTGCAGCCAGTCGTCCAGTTCGTCTGCCAGGATGGGCTTCTGCGGGAGGACCCATTCGGTCGGAACCTGCTCGCCCTTGAAGATCTTTTCCAAGGCCAGCAGCGGGGTCCGCCACTGGAAGTTGGAATAGACCGGGGCCATGGCGGCAATCCCGGTCTGCTTCCACTTGGTCAGGAAGCTCATCTCGTCCTCGCCGGTCATCACAGGCAGGGCCTTGCCGGCGTCCTCGAAAGCCTCGAGGGCAGACACTGCGCCGTCGCCGGCGTCCATCCAGACACCCTTGACGTCACCCGTGGCCAGTTCGTCGGAGATGATCTTTTTAATCTCCGTGGGATCCGCGCCGGTGAAGTAGTCCTTGGCCTGGATGCCCTTTTCCTCGAAGATCTTCTTGGCCGCCGCCCAGCGGTGCTCCAGCACGTCCACACCCGGGAGGATACGCAAGGCCACCACCTTGTCGCCCGATTTCAGCTTCTCACTGAGGAAAGTGGCGGTGTCGATGCCCCACGCGAAGCCGCCGATCGGGTGGATGAACGTAGTGGCGCATTTGGTCTCCACGCCCCGGTCAAACACCACCACGGGTTTCCCTGTCTGGCAGGCACGTTCGACGGCTTGGGTGAGAGCTGCCGTGGAGTTGGGAGAAATGACGAACGCACCGCATTTGCCTTCGGCGATGAAGTAGTCGATGTCCGCGATCTGGGTGTTGTCATTGTCCTTGGCGTCACGGGTTTCCATTTCGGAAATGACGCCCGAGGCCTGGAGTTCCTTGAGTTGCTGATTCATGGTGATCCAGCCGGTTTGCCGCCAGGGGTTGGAGATGGAGGCGTTCGCAAAGCACACCTTCTGGGCTCCCTGGGCGGCGAACTTGGACGTGTCCGTCATTGGGCCGGCGATGTACTGCAGGTAAGGCTGCTCCGGGTCCCCTTCAAAGGTGGCGGAGCGCTGCTGGTTCTGGGTGTCGTAGAGCGTCTGGTCAAACCAATCTTTACTCGCCGGACTGCTGGCTGCCGGAGAGCCGGTGCCGGCCCCCGTCGTTTGGGTGACGGACGGGTCGGTGGTGGTACACGCGGTCAGGACCGCCAGCGGCAATGCTGCGGCAAGGGCGATCACGCGGACAGAGTTATTGCGCATCAGACTCTTTCTCCTCCTTGTTCGGTGCCCTCGTCGGGCGTGGGTGCTGCGGCCAATTGGTGCTGTTCGTCATGGGCAGCGGAACTGGCCCCCTTGCGCTTGCGCTGCCATGATCTGGATGCGGCGGCCACTGCGATGATGATGATGATTCCTTGGACCGTGTCTCGCCAGGTCGCCTGGACCCCCATGAAGTTCAGGAGGGTGAATAGCGACTCGAGGGCGAACGCCCCGGCCGCAGCGGACAGGACCCAGCCCCGCCCGCCGCCCAGCACGACGCCCCCAAGAACGACGGCGGTGATGGCCGTGAACTCGTAGCCGCGCCCCACCGACGGGTGGACGCCCGCGTAACCCACGAGCAGGATTCCGGCCACGGTTGCCGACAGCGACGACATGATGAAGGCCCGCGTCCGCACCCACCACACGCTTGAGCCGGCCAGGGCGGCCGCAACAGAATTGTCGCCCACCGCGATCAACATGCGGCCGAACGGGCGCCGCATCAGGACGGACGCCGCCACGGCCACCGCTGTGAGGATAATGACCGGATAGGGAATGATGTCCAGGACCGGCACGCCCTGGATACCGCCGCGCCCGATCTGCCGGAAGCTGGCCGCAGGGTTGCCCTGCGCCGCTCCGCCGGTCCAATAGAGGACCAGCCCAAGCAACGCCAGCATCATGCCGAGCGTCACAATGAAACTCGGGACTTGCAGCAAAGTGGTGATGAGTCCGTTGACCAGCCCGATGAAGGCGCCCAGCATAATCATCAGGACCAGCACCGGGATCACCTTGGAATCGTCCTGCCCGATCAGGTTGCCGGCAACGATGACCTGCATGGTCACGACCGAGCCCATCGACAGGTCGAATTCCCCGCCGACAATGACGAAGTACTGGCCGATGGCGGCGATGGCAATGGGGGCAGTCCTGCCGATGAACCGGATGAAGGAGCTCGGCTCGCCGAAAGACGGATTGAGCACAATGATGGCGGCCAGGAGGCCGATCAGCAGGACGAAGACGGCGCCGCCGGGAGTGCGCACGGCCCGCAGGAGCCGCTCGGAACGGCTCGCACGGTTCTGCTTGAGAACCGCGCCACGCTCGGAGTTCAGTGCCGTACTCATGGCCCCTCCACGGACACAGGCTGGCCCGCGGGCGTTCCCGCGGGACCTTTCGAGGCGA
Proteins encoded in this region:
- a CDS encoding substrate-binding domain-containing protein, which codes for MRNNSVRVIALAAALPLAVLTACTTTDPSVTQTTGAGTGSPAASSPASKDWFDQTLYDTQNQQRSATFEGDPEQPYLQYIAGPMTDTSKFAAQGAQKVCFANASISNPWRQTGWITMNQQLKELQASGVISEMETRDAKDNDNTQIADIDYFIAEGKCGAFVISPNSTAALTQAVERACQTGKPVVVFDRGVETKCATTFIHPIGGFAWGIDTATFLSEKLKSGDKVVALRILPGVDVLEHRWAAAKKIFEEKGIQAKDYFTGADPTEIKKIISDELATGDVKGVWMDAGDGAVSALEAFEDAGKALPVMTGEDEMSFLTKWKQTGIAAMAPVYSNFQWRTPLLALEKIFKGEQVPTEWVLPQKPILADELDDWLQRNEGMPSGHYAKFGGEDLDGYPEVWQQRQMP
- a CDS encoding GNAT family N-acetyltransferase, yielding MTHVIRRATADDAGRLARLAAVTFPLACPPGSTAADIAAHLAATLSEDHFRAYLADPEITILVIDADGELRGYSLLAARPARDPDVAGALSIMPSTELSKCYVHPDHHGLGAAAELMHASVVEAAGAGARGLWLGVNELNARAIRFYEKSGFRKVGTKSFKLGSTVEHDFVMERPVTQ
- a CDS encoding sugar phosphate isomerase/epimerase family protein; the protein is MTDANLPGLLAKIAGLGFDAVELPLENAGDFSSGTVLNSLAGTGLKPFVVGAMAPGRDLVAADQAAVERTQAYLGDCITMASSIGSPTVCGPFYAQTGRVWRMSGDQRRDAYAELRRNLQPVAARAQDSGVVLGIEPLNRYETSLINTVEQALEALEPLLGNGVGLALDTYHLHIEERSVAAAVRAAGEHLVHVQVCGNDRGAPGGDQTDWEGFLQVLDEVGYAGPLNIESFTVENAAIAVAASIWRPLAPSQDQLAENGLAFLRGLYRDNGV
- a CDS encoding LytR C-terminal domain-containing protein; the protein is MARKPKDVTVLHGHQVISGADLRATFVEDDDLRDNPVRMRRRILHGAVLVLLLGVVAAAIVVSLAIMNGQIKIPTAERSRAATPVCPVAVYDYTPPEKINLNVFNSTSRPGLARTVADEFAARKFMVGAVANTTSSYRGVALIVSGAAGQSAAFSVQRNLPGSDYFQDARTDPSVDIILTGDFKDLAKPELVDQTPGQLSCPREDRRIVDESEWPVMPTATPGS
- a CDS encoding TetR/AcrR family transcriptional regulator, encoding MPRISAASNAAQRAETQHRILTAFGELLFTHGLPGLTMTDVARHARIGRTAVYNYYADIEELLIAYALDETERFLVDLRESLDSLENPVDRLALYVRAQVEDLSRRHLPPGPAMGAVLSPASFAKLADHVGELSVLLQGILRDGVAQGFLPEADITQLAQLIHGTLSSSAARGDGAGEDAEAEARLARTVQFVQLGAGARFGDDGRPVRLTPREPAVPGGS
- a CDS encoding ABC transporter permease, whose protein sequence is MSTALNSERGAVLKQNRASRSERLLRAVRTPGGAVFVLLIGLLAAIIVLNPSFGEPSSFIRFIGRTAPIAIAAIGQYFVIVGGEFDLSMGSVVTMQVIVAGNLIGQDDSKVIPVLVLMIMLGAFIGLVNGLITTLLQVPSFIVTLGMMLALLGLVLYWTGGAAQGNPAASFRQIGRGGIQGVPVLDIIPYPVIILTAVAVAASVLMRRPFGRMLIAVGDNSVAAALAGSSVWWVRTRAFIMSSLSATVAGILLVGYAGVHPSVGRGYEFTAITAVVLGGVVLGGGRGWVLSAAAGAFALESLFTLLNFMGVQATWRDTVQGIIIIIAVAAASRSWQRKRKGASSAAHDEQHQLAAAPTPDEGTEQGGERV
- a CDS encoding DsbA family oxidoreductase; its protein translation is MKIEIWSDVACPWCYIGKRRFETALAAFPHRDSVEVQWRSYQLDPSLPEHYDGTELDYLSTRKGMAPAQVAGMFAHVAEQARGEGLNYRFDDVVVANSFTAHRLIHLAASHGKQDAAKERLLSDHFEQGKDIGSRDYLTSLGLDLGIDAVELDELFTTDKYADDVRLDFEEGRALGINGVPFFVIDRKFGLSGAQPAETFTAALEQAWQESQPLVMVGAADSGEAGTASAEGEACGPGGCAI